The following are encoded together in the Roseovarius sp. EL26 genome:
- a CDS encoding winged helix-turn-helix domain-containing protein, translating into MNSYLQIAQSVLQKSRQPLSAREILDAAYRLQLVPEHLFGKTQYKTLQARLSEDLLRNRKRTIFARTGPGRFVLREQLCKKKTDNSEYVAPLRAYQLKQFDVICAAQEDIDTMWTAGATVAPFSGLAKAFTRQLPLLEVEKEPSLVHIRLLVTIKCLDRFLSLNSTLTASETSGRSLGFSGYLKGMDADLFSIDSFGFDEASRRTLTEQTTLPKDDLCNLTSLIADHSLQCIKRLDQDEAGKSVVLLTSYECPEPDRLISHIPTHRSPRWVQIPSEINNRDSLEPVSRAIVDNHVLDMT; encoded by the coding sequence ATGAATTCATATCTTCAGATTGCCCAATCAGTACTGCAGAAGTCTCGCCAACCCTTGTCAGCACGCGAGATTTTGGATGCTGCCTATCGGCTGCAGCTAGTACCGGAGCATCTCTTTGGAAAGACACAGTACAAGACGCTACAGGCCCGTTTGTCGGAAGATTTGCTGCGGAATCGTAAGAGAACTATTTTTGCGCGCACCGGACCGGGCAGATTTGTGCTACGGGAACAGCTTTGCAAGAAAAAAACAGACAATAGTGAGTATGTAGCGCCACTACGGGCGTATCAGTTAAAGCAGTTCGATGTAATCTGTGCTGCGCAAGAAGACATTGACACTATGTGGACTGCAGGCGCAACAGTCGCTCCTTTTTCAGGCCTCGCGAAGGCATTTACGCGCCAACTTCCATTGCTCGAAGTCGAGAAAGAGCCTTCGCTGGTACACATTAGACTCCTCGTAACCATCAAATGCTTGGACCGTTTTCTAAGCCTAAACTCAACGCTGACAGCTTCTGAAACGTCAGGACGCTCGCTAGGGTTCAGTGGCTACCTGAAAGGCATGGACGCCGATTTGTTTTCGATTGACTCATTTGGCTTCGACGAAGCTTCGCGCCGAACATTGACAGAGCAAACAACTCTACCGAAAGACGACCTTTGCAATCTGACATCGCTTATAGCAGATCATTCTCTGCAATGTATAAAGCGGCTGGATCAAGACGAAGCTGGCAAATCGGTTGTACTATTGACGTCTTATGAATGCCCAGAACCAGATAGGCTGATTTCCCACATTCCAACTCACCGATCACCGAGATGGGTTCAAATACCTTCTGAGATCAATAACCGTGACAGTTTAGAACCTGTATCAAGGGCTATTGTGGATAACCACGTCTTAGACATGACCTAG
- the dapF gene encoding diaminopimelate epimerase, with amino-acid sequence MNTTGTHTLSFMKMHGLGNDFVVFDMRDRVNSLTQNDIIAIGDRRNGIGYDQLAVIESAPKVDARLTFWNSDGSISAACGNATRCIARYLMQQGQCDSVVLETLRGTLYAHDAGKGLTSVNMGQPQLEWHDVPLARELDTLELPIDGAPTATGMGNPHCTFFVENAEAVDLESFGPVHEHHPLYPERTNVQVASLIGPDHLRMRVWERGVGITLASGSSSCATAVAATRRGLTGRKVRIDLDGGTLWIDWREDGVWMTGPTMHVCDGVLTQDFLETVQ; translated from the coding sequence ATGAACACAACTGGCACACATACTCTTTCGTTTATGAAGATGCATGGTCTTGGCAATGACTTTGTGGTCTTCGATATGCGTGATCGCGTTAACTCTTTGACTCAAAATGACATTATCGCTATCGGAGACCGGCGTAATGGCATCGGGTATGATCAGTTGGCTGTGATTGAGAGTGCCCCTAAAGTCGACGCCAGATTGACCTTCTGGAACTCCGATGGGTCTATTTCGGCGGCTTGTGGAAATGCGACTCGCTGCATTGCGCGTTATTTGATGCAACAAGGCCAATGCGACTCAGTTGTTTTAGAGACACTGCGCGGCACACTTTATGCACATGACGCGGGAAAAGGCCTGACTTCCGTCAATATGGGGCAGCCACAGTTGGAGTGGCATGACGTGCCGCTGGCGCGCGAGTTAGATACACTGGAACTACCAATTGACGGTGCGCCCACTGCCACAGGTATGGGCAATCCACATTGCACCTTTTTTGTTGAGAATGCCGAAGCGGTGGATTTAGAAAGCTTTGGTCCCGTGCATGAGCATCATCCGCTTTATCCTGAACGTACCAATGTACAGGTCGCCAGCCTGATTGGCCCAGACCATCTGCGCATGCGGGTTTGGGAACGGGGTGTTGGCATCACTTTGGCCTCCGGCTCATCCTCTTGTGCGACGGCAGTGGCCGCGACCCGCCGCGGGCTAACCGGCCGTAAGGTACGAATTGATCTCGATGGTGGCACGCTATGGATCGATTGGCGCGAAGATGGCGTCTGGATGACCGGGCCAACTATGCACGTATGTGATGGCGTACTAACCCAAGATTTTCTGGAAACGGTACAATGA
- the mtaB gene encoding tRNA (N(6)-L-threonylcarbamoyladenosine(37)-C(2))-methylthiotransferase MtaB: MTNAPKFTTLGCRLNAYETEAMKELSQQAGLGNAVVINTCAVTAEAVRKARQEIRRLRRENPDARLIVTGCAAQTEPETFAAMDEVDAIIGNTEKMRPETWNGLASNFIGETEKVQVDDIMSVTETAGHLIDGFGTRSRAYVQVQNGCDHRCTFCIIPYGRGNSRSVPAGVVVDQIKRLVDKGYNEVVLTGVDLTSWGADLPAQPKLGDLVMRILKLVPDLARLRISSIDSIEVDENLMQSIATEPRLMPHLHLSLQHGDDLILKRMKRRHLRDDAIRFSEEARKLRPEMTFGADIIAGFPTETEAHFENSLKLVQDCDLTWLHVFPYSKREGTPAAKIPSQVNGNDIKSRAARLRAAGDAQVAKHLASQVGQIHNILMENSRMGRTEQFTEVVFNADQPESQIVTAQIIGVSGTQLTA, encoded by the coding sequence ATGACCAACGCACCAAAGTTCACCACATTGGGCTGCCGCCTGAATGCCTATGAGACAGAGGCGATGAAAGAGTTGTCGCAGCAGGCCGGCTTGGGCAATGCGGTAGTAATCAATACCTGTGCTGTCACAGCCGAGGCGGTTCGCAAAGCGCGTCAGGAAATTCGCCGCCTACGTCGCGAAAACCCGGACGCACGCCTGATTGTCACCGGATGCGCCGCGCAGACCGAGCCGGAAACCTTTGCTGCGATGGACGAGGTTGATGCCATTATCGGCAATACCGAAAAGATGCGCCCTGAAACCTGGAATGGACTTGCCTCAAATTTCATTGGCGAGACTGAAAAGGTGCAAGTCGACGACATCATGTCGGTGACCGAAACTGCCGGTCACCTGATCGATGGCTTTGGCACGCGCAGCCGCGCCTATGTGCAGGTGCAGAATGGTTGCGACCATCGTTGTACTTTTTGCATTATTCCCTATGGCCGGGGCAATTCACGCTCGGTCCCTGCAGGCGTTGTAGTGGATCAAATCAAACGGCTGGTTGATAAAGGCTACAATGAAGTAGTCCTAACCGGTGTTGATCTGACCAGCTGGGGTGCGGATTTGCCAGCCCAACCTAAGTTGGGTGATCTCGTGATGCGCATCCTGAAGCTGGTGCCGGATCTGGCGCGTCTGAGGATCAGTTCCATCGATTCGATTGAGGTAGATGAGAATCTGATGCAATCCATCGCAACAGAACCACGTCTAATGCCGCACCTGCATCTAAGCCTGCAACACGGAGACGATTTGATTCTCAAGCGGATGAAACGCCGCCATCTGCGCGACGACGCCATCCGGTTTTCTGAGGAGGCCCGTAAACTGCGCCCCGAAATGACCTTTGGTGCAGATATCATTGCCGGCTTTCCAACAGAAACCGAAGCGCATTTCGAAAACTCACTTAAGCTGGTGCAAGATTGTGACCTGACATGGCTGCATGTCTTTCCTTATTCAAAACGCGAAGGCACCCCAGCTGCAAAGATTCCAAGCCAAGTGAATGGCAATGACATAAAATCCCGCGCCGCGCGTTTGCGGGCTGCGGGCGACGCGCAGGTTGCCAAACATCTCGCGTCGCAAGTCGGTCAAATCCATAACATCCTGATGGAAAACAGCCGCATGGGTCGGACAGAACAGTTTACTGAGGTCGTCTTCAACGCTGATCAACCCGAAAGCCAGATTGTGACCGCGCAAATCATTGGCGTTTCTGGCACACAGCTAACTGCATGA
- a CDS encoding glutathione S-transferase — protein MSIPVLWSFRRCPYAMRARLAIASSDIEVVLREIVLRNKPKAFLATSPSATVPCLQVDDQVIDESFDIMLWALKQNDPEGWLAMPDEGMALISDCDGAFKTALDRYKYSVRYDNVDAQSEREKAAQFVRILNDRLLQSNYLMDAKPTLADMAILPFVRQYAHVDLDWFSAQSWASAKEWLEKFKTSQRFTGIMRKYTPWQPDQAPVSFPGARQ, from the coding sequence ATGAGCATACCTGTCCTGTGGTCCTTTCGTCGCTGTCCGTATGCCATGCGGGCGCGGCTGGCGATTGCATCATCGGATATAGAAGTAGTTCTACGGGAAATCGTTTTACGCAACAAACCAAAAGCGTTCTTGGCGACCTCCCCGTCGGCAACCGTACCCTGTTTACAAGTCGATGATCAGGTGATTGACGAAAGCTTCGACATCATGCTTTGGGCGCTAAAACAAAACGACCCCGAAGGCTGGCTTGCCATGCCTGACGAAGGAATGGCGCTGATATCAGACTGCGACGGAGCGTTTAAAACCGCTTTGGATCGCTACAAGTATTCTGTGCGTTATGATAATGTAGATGCGCAATCAGAACGCGAAAAGGCCGCACAGTTCGTTCGAATCCTGAATGATCGCCTGCTACAGTCCAACTACCTTATGGACGCAAAGCCGACATTGGCCGATATGGCAATTTTACCCTTTGTCAGGCAATACGCACATGTGGATCTAGACTGGTTTTCCGCACAGTCGTGGGCATCAGCAAAGGAATGGCTTGAGAAGTTCAAGACATCTCAGCGTTTCACCGGAATCATGCGAAAATATACGCCCTGGCAGCCAGATCAAGCGCCAGTGAGTTTTCCTGGAGCAAGACAATAG
- a CDS encoding FMN-binding negative transcriptional regulator, with product MHPNLAFRKPGDNANIAYARDNGFGVLAVTTDGPPLISHIPFLLSDDGSLAEFHLVRSNPIARALASPLSARLAVQGPYSYISPDWYEVTDQVPTWNYVAVHLTGQIELQPPEELRDLLDRQSAYYEQKLRPKSPWTADKMTPDALDKMMRQIIACRMKVETIDGTWKLNQNKADEVRLRAADRVESNGLGAQTINLAALMRDLPV from the coding sequence GTGCATCCAAATCTGGCATTCCGAAAACCTGGCGACAACGCCAACATCGCATATGCGCGGGACAATGGGTTCGGCGTTCTTGCTGTCACAACTGATGGCCCACCATTGATAAGTCACATCCCGTTTCTCCTGTCTGATGATGGGTCGCTAGCCGAATTTCATCTAGTGCGTTCGAATCCGATTGCGCGCGCGTTGGCATCACCATTATCTGCACGCTTAGCCGTTCAGGGCCCGTATAGCTATATCTCTCCAGATTGGTACGAGGTCACAGATCAGGTGCCAACCTGGAATTACGTCGCGGTGCATTTGACCGGCCAGATTGAGCTGCAACCGCCAGAGGAACTGCGCGACCTGCTGGATCGGCAATCGGCCTATTACGAGCAAAAACTCAGACCCAAGTCGCCGTGGACAGCCGATAAAATGACACCCGACGCTTTGGATAAAATGATGCGTCAGATTATAGCATGTCGGATGAAAGTTGAGACCATTGATGGCACGTGGAAGCTAAACCAAAACAAAGCCGACGAGGTTCGACTCAGAGCTGCAGATCGGGTAGAATCTAATGGGTTAGGCGCGCAAACTATCAATTTGGCAGCGTTGATGAGAGATCTACCAGTTTAA
- a CDS encoding outer membrane protein, with the protein MMKITNTAAAALVLMAGQASAELELSFYLGAQSVQESSISGTLPGGTSVSRNVDWEGQPFESPFYYGGRAIWWTQSNFGFGIEGTHTKAYAPDADRAALGVDRLEFSDGHNILTANVMKRWPGAFKQERFTPYVGGGVGIAIPHVDIQVTGASSRTFGYEVTGPALRGLAGLKYNLNEKWALFGEYQITWSDNEVTVDPAAGQSAGKLDVELVTHAVNVGISYSF; encoded by the coding sequence ATGATGAAGATTACAAATACCGCTGCGGCGGCATTGGTGTTGATGGCTGGTCAGGCGTCAGCTGAACTAGAGCTAAGCTTTTATCTGGGTGCGCAAAGCGTGCAGGAAAGCAGCATTAGTGGCACGTTGCCCGGCGGCACGTCAGTGAGTCGCAATGTCGACTGGGAAGGCCAGCCTTTTGAAAGCCCGTTTTATTACGGTGGTCGGGCGATCTGGTGGACCCAGAGTAATTTTGGCTTTGGCATCGAGGGAACGCACACCAAAGCCTATGCCCCTGATGCAGACCGTGCCGCTCTTGGTGTGGACCGGTTGGAATTTTCCGATGGCCATAACATCCTGACCGCTAATGTCATGAAACGTTGGCCGGGTGCGTTTAAGCAAGAACGCTTTACACCTTATGTGGGCGGTGGTGTTGGGATTGCCATTCCGCATGTGGATATTCAGGTGACGGGCGCCTCTAGCCGCACGTTCGGTTACGAAGTTACCGGACCTGCACTGCGTGGTTTGGCAGGTTTGAAGTATAACTTGAATGAAAAATGGGCGCTGTTTGGCGAATATCAGATCACCTGGTCGGATAACGAGGTCACTGTAGATCCAGCAGCGGGTCAATCTGCCGGCAAACTGGATGTTGAACTGGTGACCCACGCGGTCAACGTCGGCATCAGCTACAGCTTCTAA
- the petA gene encoding ubiquinol-cytochrome c reductase iron-sulfur subunit: protein MSHAEDHEGTRRDFLYYATAGAGAVATGAAVWPLVNQMNPSADVQALSSIRVDIADVIPGTQLTVKWLGKPVFIRRRTPEEIEAANAVSMDELPDPDARNANIDAGSPAFDINRGLLPPGAEEGTDSEWLVMMGVCTHLGCVPLGDGAGEFGGWFCPCHGSHYDTAGRIRKGPAPQNLPVPPAAFVDATTIKLG from the coding sequence GTGTCCCACGCAGAAGACCACGAAGGCACCCGTAGGGATTTCCTCTACTATGCCACCGCAGGAGCAGGTGCAGTTGCCACAGGAGCCGCTGTCTGGCCCCTCGTCAATCAAATGAACCCCTCCGCTGATGTTCAGGCCCTTAGCTCAATCCGTGTCGATATCGCCGATGTCATACCCGGCACGCAGCTGACTGTGAAATGGCTGGGGAAACCAGTGTTCATTCGTCGCCGCACACCAGAAGAGATAGAGGCTGCAAACGCAGTTTCAATGGATGAGCTTCCAGATCCTGACGCGCGCAACGCAAATATTGATGCAGGCTCTCCTGCTTTCGATATCAACCGCGGCCTTCTTCCGCCCGGCGCCGAAGAGGGTACCGACAGCGAATGGCTGGTGATGATGGGTGTTTGCACCCACTTGGGCTGTGTTCCATTGGGTGACGGTGCTGGCGAGTTTGGTGGCTGGTTCTGCCCGTGCCATGGCTCGCACTACGATACGGCTGGCCGTATCCGCAAAGGCCCCGCACCACAGAACCTTCCGGTTCCACCTGCGGCCTTTGTCGACGCAACAACGATCAAGCTGGGATAA
- the petB gene encoding cytochrome b, translating to MSGIPHDHYEPKTGAEKWLHSRLPIVGLLYDTLMIPTPKNLNWMWIWGIILTFCLVLQIVTGIVLVMHYTPHVDIAFASIEHIMRNVNGGHMIRYIHMNGASLFFFAVYIHIFRGLYYGSYKAPREITWIVGMLIYLMMMGTAFMGYVLPWGQMSFWGATVITGLFGAIPLIGEPIQTWLLGGPAVDNATLNRFFSLHYLLPFVIAALVAVHIWAFHSTGNNNPTGVEVRRGSKEEAEKDTLPFWPYFVMKDLFALALILVIFFAVVGFMPNYLGHPDNYIEANALATPAHIVPEWYFLPFYAILRAFTADVWVVQLTSWITGGIVDAKFFGVLAMFGAIAVMALAPWLDTSSVRSGRYRPMFKWWFAILVVDFIVLMWVGARPTDFPYDWISLIASAYWFAYFLVLLPLLGVIEKPTTPPETIEADFEAHYGKAETPAE from the coding sequence ATGTCCGGAATTCCACACGATCATTACGAGCCAAAAACCGGCGCCGAGAAGTGGCTTCACTCTCGTCTGCCAATCGTTGGCCTGCTGTATGACACATTGATGATCCCCACACCCAAGAACCTGAACTGGATGTGGATCTGGGGTATTATTCTGACGTTCTGTCTGGTGCTACAAATCGTTACCGGCATTGTGCTGGTCATGCATTACACGCCACACGTTGATATCGCATTTGCCTCAATCGAGCACATAATGCGCAACGTGAACGGTGGACATATGATTCGCTATATCCACATGAATGGCGCGTCATTGTTCTTCTTTGCTGTCTACATCCACATCTTCCGTGGTCTTTACTACGGGTCCTACAAGGCCCCACGTGAAATCACATGGATTGTTGGCATGCTGATCTATCTGATGATGATGGGTACCGCGTTCATGGGCTACGTTCTGCCATGGGGACAGATGTCCTTCTGGGGTGCGACCGTGATCACTGGCCTGTTTGGTGCGATCCCGCTGATTGGTGAACCGATCCAGACTTGGCTTTTGGGTGGACCAGCGGTGGATAACGCCACACTGAATCGCTTCTTCTCGCTGCACTATCTGCTGCCATTTGTGATCGCAGCTTTAGTTGCCGTGCACATCTGGGCCTTTCACTCCACCGGTAACAACAACCCAACAGGTGTTGAAGTTCGCCGCGGATCGAAAGAAGAAGCAGAAAAAGATACCCTGCCGTTCTGGCCATACTTCGTGATGAAAGATCTGTTTGCTTTGGCGCTGATCTTGGTGATCTTCTTTGCAGTTGTTGGCTTCATGCCAAACTATCTGGGCCACCCAGACAACTACATCGAAGCGAACGCCCTGGCGACACCAGCACATATTGTGCCTGAATGGTACTTCCTGCCGTTCTACGCCATTCTGCGTGCGTTCACGGCTGATGTTTGGGTCGTACAGCTGACAAGCTGGATCACTGGTGGCATCGTTGACGCGAAATTCTTTGGTGTTCTGGCAATGTTTGGTGCGATTGCTGTCATGGCGCTGGCCCCGTGGCTGGATACATCCTCTGTGCGTTCGGGCCGTTACCGCCCAATGTTCAAATGGTGGTTTGCGATTCTGGTCGTCGACTTTATCGTTTTGATGTGGGTCGGTGCACGACCAACTGATTTCCCGTATGACTGGATTTCACTGATCGCTTCAGCCTACTGGTTCGCCTACTTCTTGGTCCTCCTGCCGCTTCTGGGTGTGATTGAAAAACCAACCACACCACCAGAAACGATCGAAGCCGATTTTGAAGCGCATTACGGCAAAGCCGAAACTCCGGCTGAATAA
- a CDS encoding cytochrome c1 — MMKKLGIATVTALTLLAGGAWAAGGEGHIEDVDFSFEGPFGKFDQNQLQRGLQLYTEVCAACHGLQYVPFRTLGDEGGPHLPEDQVRAYAEQNFETFDDELDDTRPAKPADHFPPSNLAEAPDLSLMAKARAGFHGPAGTGINQLIKGMGGPEYITSLLTGYTGETKEEAGTTFYENTAFPGGWIAMAPPLAGEDVEFADGHSNELHHEAEDVSAFLMWAAEPKMMARKQAGLSGVIFLTLLTVLLYLTNKRIWAPIKGKKSH; from the coding sequence ATGATGAAGAAACTAGGCATTGCCACAGTTACTGCCCTGACCCTTTTGGCAGGCGGTGCATGGGCTGCTGGTGGGGAAGGTCACATCGAAGATGTGGACTTCTCCTTCGAGGGACCATTCGGCAAGTTTGACCAAAACCAGCTTCAACGCGGTTTGCAGCTTTACACCGAAGTGTGCGCGGCCTGTCACGGGCTGCAGTATGTTCCCTTCCGCACCTTGGGTGACGAAGGTGGGCCACACTTGCCAGAAGATCAGGTTCGGGCCTATGCCGAGCAGAACTTCGAGACGTTTGACGATGAGCTAGACGATACACGTCCAGCCAAACCAGCTGACCACTTTCCACCATCCAATCTGGCAGAAGCACCTGACTTGAGCCTGATGGCTAAGGCGCGTGCGGGTTTCCACGGCCCTGCCGGAACCGGGATCAACCAGCTGATCAAAGGCATGGGCGGACCAGAGTATATCACATCGCTCTTGACCGGTTACACCGGTGAAACCAAGGAAGAAGCAGGTACAACCTTCTACGAAAACACAGCCTTTCCCGGCGGATGGATTGCCATGGCACCACCACTGGCGGGCGAAGATGTGGAATTTGCAGATGGGCACTCGAACGAACTGCACCATGAAGCAGAAGATGTTTCTGCCTTCCTGATGTGGGCCGCAGAACCGAAAATGATGGCACGTAAACAAGCCGGTCTGTCAGGCGTTATTTTCCTGACACTTCTGACTGTCCTGCTGTACCTGACCAACAAGCGGATCTGGGCGCCGATCAAAGGCAAAAAATCCCACTAA
- a CDS encoding FAD-binding oxidoreductase, with product MKVKQLPCDPGNTGWNAILPAAPAAQELEENKVADWLVIGGGFAGLAAAQRLAQLHPDTCIVVLDAKRIGQGPAGRNTGFMIDLPHDLASEDYGGALEKDLAQTRANRAGIDFAASMAAEFGFDEETFVKSGKINAAASDKGHEHNLDFSKHLTEMGEVNELYDTARMIEITGSSYYKSGLFTPGTALIQPAKFVRGVAQGLQSNRVSIYENSPVVELSKGADWVAKTPKGSITAPKVIMATNGHANSFGYFSGQLLHVFLYGSMTRALTPEECERLGGRDRWALTPADPMGSTVRRISGTGGDRIIMRNRFTCDPNLSVPEGRVEKMGRSHDKSFQARFPMLSGVEMEHRWGGRLCLSWNSVPALGEVDEGMFSACCQNGLGVAKGTLHGMLMAEMASDHKSDLLDQVMSQDAPKRLPPKPLTFLGANVTMRWGEFKAGREL from the coding sequence ATGAAAGTGAAACAGCTGCCTTGCGATCCGGGGAACACCGGGTGGAACGCGATTTTGCCTGCGGCACCTGCGGCGCAGGAGCTGGAAGAGAATAAGGTAGCTGACTGGTTGGTAATCGGTGGCGGTTTTGCGGGTTTGGCAGCGGCACAGCGGTTGGCTCAGTTGCATCCAGATACTTGCATTGTGGTGTTGGATGCCAAACGCATCGGGCAAGGCCCTGCAGGGCGCAATACCGGTTTTATGATCGATTTGCCGCATGATCTGGCGTCCGAGGATTACGGCGGTGCACTGGAAAAGGATCTGGCGCAAACCCGAGCCAACCGGGCCGGTATTGATTTTGCTGCAAGCATGGCTGCGGAATTTGGCTTTGATGAGGAAACCTTTGTAAAGTCCGGTAAAATCAACGCCGCGGCTAGTGATAAAGGTCACGAACATAACCTTGATTTTTCCAAACACCTGACTGAGATGGGTGAGGTTAACGAGCTGTATGATACCGCGCGTATGATTGAAATTACCGGCAGCAGTTATTACAAAAGTGGATTGTTTACGCCCGGTACGGCGTTGATTCAGCCAGCAAAATTTGTGCGTGGCGTGGCGCAGGGGTTGCAATCCAATCGCGTTTCGATCTATGAGAATTCACCGGTTGTTGAGCTGAGTAAGGGTGCTGATTGGGTCGCTAAAACGCCAAAAGGTTCAATTACAGCCCCCAAAGTAATCATGGCCACCAACGGCCATGCCAACAGCTTCGGATATTTTTCGGGGCAGCTTTTGCATGTCTTTCTTTATGGGTCGATGACACGGGCATTAACACCTGAGGAATGTGAGCGTCTTGGTGGACGGGATCGTTGGGCACTAACGCCGGCGGATCCCATGGGGTCCACTGTGCGACGCATTTCCGGCACCGGCGGTGACCGGATCATCATGCGCAACCGGTTCACCTGCGATCCAAACCTGAGCGTGCCAGAGGGCCGGGTTGAGAAGATGGGCCGCAGTCATGACAAGTCCTTTCAAGCACGTTTTCCTATGCTGAGCGGGGTCGAGATGGAACACCGCTGGGGCGGGCGCCTGTGCCTAAGCTGGAACAGTGTGCCTGCACTGGGTGAGGTTGATGAGGGGATGTTTTCAGCCTGCTGCCAAAACGGGCTAGGCGTGGCCAAGGGCACGTTGCATGGCATGCTGATGGCTGAAATGGCCTCGGATCATAAATCTGATTTGCTTGATCAAGTCATGTCTCAGGACGCTCCTAAACGCCTGCCACCAAAGCCACTTACGTTTCTCGGGGCCAATGTCACCATGCGTTGGGGTGAATTCAAAGCTGGTCGTGAGCTTTAG
- a CDS encoding SDR family NAD(P)-dependent oxidoreductase — protein sequence MSRFAGKVALVTGASSGMGQATARKLAEEGARVLTAQRGATEFENIVADFSDPTAPEQVIAAVEEQAGQLDVLINNAGVMREGTVEETSEEDWHLQLQVNLTAPFLLTRHAMPLLKRGGGAIVNVGSIEGLGSNPRHPAYCASKAGLHGLTRAVAIDHGKDGVRCNAVAPGWIDTPLNVDFVESLGNPEAFRQQIGKIHPIRRTGAPDEVAKLICWLASDEASFVTGQIYTIDGGRTSQLSLP from the coding sequence ATGAGCCGGTTTGCGGGAAAGGTCGCACTGGTTACCGGGGCTTCCAGCGGCATGGGGCAAGCAACGGCTCGGAAGTTGGCTGAAGAGGGCGCGCGGGTCTTAACAGCACAACGTGGTGCAACAGAATTCGAAAACATCGTGGCGGATTTCAGTGATCCAACAGCGCCGGAGCAGGTGATTGCGGCTGTGGAAGAGCAGGCCGGGCAGTTGGATGTTCTGATTAACAACGCTGGCGTCATGCGCGAAGGCACGGTTGAAGAAACCTCCGAGGAGGATTGGCACCTGCAATTGCAGGTCAACCTGACCGCACCGTTCTTGCTCACCCGTCATGCCATGCCTCTGCTCAAGCGGGGTGGCGGGGCGATTGTGAATGTCGGTTCGATCGAAGGGTTGGGATCTAATCCGCGTCATCCGGCCTATTGCGCGTCTAAGGCTGGGCTGCACGGATTAACCCGTGCGGTTGCGATTGATCACGGTAAGGACGGCGTGCGCTGTAATGCGGTTGCCCCCGGCTGGATCGATACGCCGCTGAATGTTGATTTCGTTGAAAGCCTTGGTAACCCAGAGGCATTTCGTCAACAGATTGGAAAAATTCACCCTATTCGCCGTACGGGCGCACCGGATGAAGTGGCTAAACTGATCTGCTGGCTTGCCTCGGATGAGGCGAGTTTTGTGACCGGGCAAATTTATACTATTGATGGTGGCCGCACATCACAGTTGAGCCTGCCATGA
- a CDS encoding SDR family NAD(P)-dependent oxidoreductase, giving the protein MRFEGKSALVTGAAGGIGQVLVAMLRAEGAKVAVSDRDSSAIEADVHIDGNLLDPAFCDALPGKVIEVLGGLDIICNNAGVITRGDITETSDDDYNLTMGVNVQAPFRICRAAIPLMAETGGGAIVNTSSCWGLRPGSNHPLYVMSKAAIASLTQCLGRDHAHQGIRVNAVCPNEVNTPMLRTGFVVRGYDPEKAVEELNKTVPVGHIAEPEEIADVILFLASDAARYMCGALVEVNGGKPVT; this is encoded by the coding sequence ATGAGATTTGAGGGAAAATCAGCGCTGGTTACTGGGGCTGCGGGCGGCATTGGCCAGGTATTGGTCGCAATGTTGCGGGCCGAGGGGGCCAAGGTTGCGGTTAGCGATCGAGACAGCTCAGCGATCGAAGCTGACGTACATATCGATGGCAACTTGCTCGATCCTGCATTCTGCGATGCGCTTCCCGGTAAAGTGATCGAGGTTTTGGGTGGGCTCGATATCATTTGTAACAATGCGGGTGTGATCACCCGTGGCGACATCACCGAAACAAGTGATGACGATTACAATCTGACCATGGGCGTTAACGTTCAGGCACCATTCCGTATTTGTCGCGCTGCCATTCCTCTCATGGCGGAAACAGGCGGAGGAGCAATTGTGAATACCTCTTCATGTTGGGGGTTGAGGCCGGGGTCAAACCATCCACTCTATGTGATGTCCAAAGCGGCGATTGCATCGCTTACTCAATGTTTGGGGCGTGACCATGCGCATCAGGGGATTCGCGTAAATGCAGTGTGCCCGAATGAGGTGAACACTCCCATGCTGCGCACAGGGTTTGTCGTGCGCGGTTATGATCCTGAAAAGGCGGTTGAAGAGTTGAACAAAACAGTGCCCGTTGGCCATATTGCAGAACCCGAAGAGATCGCAGATGTGATCTTGTTTCTTGCCTCTGATGCGGCGCGCTACATGTGCGGCGCGCTGGTTGAGGTTAACGGTGGGAAACCGGTGACATGA